A single genomic interval of Porphyromonas sp. oral taxon 275 harbors:
- a CDS encoding tetratricopeptide repeat protein, giving the protein MVEDKDTEPSYSDIYRLDEVFHGWMDRKESLKMTSQDIQALLKELSFDEGQESTEAALEELLRKGRIPSEEAKSLIQDIVRLRFEFADALGQEAEMWRGDGFSYIAQPIEAAKDVLVEDSWLSLTAFYEMYQEEVQEREKLLLWSLIRAAQLQFSLEEVGGFYERLMALNPDRQEHLDYAAFLRRTKNYDKAQIHYEKAIEELRALIGKGKDWFREDLAFTLYDLGTLLVECNEGQQARACCEEALQIYRELAEHKPEIHKSNVAVILNYMALLPKEDSECKQV; this is encoded by the coding sequence ATGGTAGAAGATAAGGATACTGAACCCTCCTACAGCGATATTTATAGGCTAGATGAGGTATTCCACGGCTGGATGGATCGGAAGGAAAGCCTCAAGATGACTTCGCAGGACATCCAAGCACTCCTCAAGGAGCTTTCCTTCGACGAAGGGCAAGAGTCTACGGAGGCAGCCCTCGAGGAGCTGCTACGTAAGGGACGCATCCCCTCGGAGGAAGCCAAGAGCCTGATCCAAGATATTGTGCGGCTCCGCTTTGAGTTCGCCGACGCTCTAGGCCAAGAAGCTGAGATGTGGAGAGGGGATGGATTTAGCTATATCGCACAGCCTATTGAGGCTGCTAAGGATGTGCTCGTCGAGGATAGCTGGCTAAGCCTGACAGCCTTCTACGAAATGTACCAAGAGGAAGTGCAGGAACGAGAGAAGTTGCTCCTCTGGTCACTGATCAGGGCGGCTCAACTCCAGTTCTCCTTAGAGGAGGTCGGTGGATTCTACGAGCGTCTGATGGCCTTGAACCCAGATCGGCAGGAGCACCTCGATTATGCTGCTTTCCTTAGGCGTACAAAGAACTACGATAAGGCCCAAATCCACTACGAAAAGGCGATAGAGGAACTCCGAGCCTTGATCGGTAAGGGTAAGGACTGGTTTCGAGAAGACTTGGCCTTCACCTTATATGATTTAGGAACTCTGCTTGTCGAGTGCAATGAAGGCCAGCAAGCTCGAGCTTGCTGCGAAGAGGCGCTACAGATCTACCGAGAGCTGGCAGAGCATAAACCTGAAATACACAAGTCAAATGTAGCTGTAATCCTCAATTAC